The proteins below come from a single Rhizobium lentis genomic window:
- a CDS encoding ArsR/SmtB family transcription factor: MMERSFLTIAAGENSEAIRALSAPARIEILKLLCAKGPLNINDIAQALSLPQSTVATGIQILEDAGLVDSRLAKARKGNQKICSAVYSEILISFEESAAQRANNIIEVEMPVGLYTSCDVHAPCGLCSTESVIGPLDVPDYFLDPQRMQAGLVWFGRGYVEYKFPNNAKVLNKDIRAIEFALELSSEVPGTNPDWPSDITLWVNGMAIGTWTSPGDYGDKRGAFTPAWWKLEGSQYGMMKTWRISTRGTFIDGVAASNVTLSDLALGQHSSIRLRVGIAENAGHTGGVNIFGRGFGNHGRDIIMRLHV, from the coding sequence TGATGGAACGTTCGTTTTTGACGATTGCCGCGGGGGAGAATAGTGAGGCGATACGGGCGCTTTCGGCGCCGGCGCGGATCGAGATTCTCAAGCTGCTCTGCGCCAAGGGGCCGCTCAATATCAACGATATTGCCCAGGCGCTTTCGCTTCCCCAATCCACCGTCGCGACCGGCATCCAGATCCTCGAGGATGCCGGCCTCGTTGATTCCCGGCTGGCCAAGGCGCGCAAGGGCAACCAGAAGATCTGCTCGGCGGTCTATAGCGAAATCCTGATCAGCTTCGAGGAGAGCGCCGCCCAGCGGGCAAACAACATCATCGAAGTGGAGATGCCGGTCGGGCTTTATACGAGCTGCGACGTGCATGCGCCCTGCGGCCTGTGCTCGACTGAGAGCGTCATCGGCCCGCTCGATGTGCCCGACTATTTCCTCGATCCGCAGCGCATGCAGGCCGGGCTCGTCTGGTTCGGGCGTGGCTATGTCGAATATAAATTTCCCAACAATGCCAAGGTGTTGAACAAGGATATCCGGGCCATCGAATTTGCGCTGGAGCTGTCGTCCGAGGTGCCGGGCACCAATCCGGACTGGCCGTCCGACATCACGCTTTGGGTCAACGGCATGGCGATCGGCACCTGGACGTCGCCCGGCGATTACGGCGACAAGCGCGGCGCCTTCACGCCGGCCTGGTGGAAGCTCGAGGGTTCGCAATATGGAATGATGAAGACCTGGCGGATTTCGACGCGCGGCACCTTCATCGACGGTGTGGCGGCGTCGAATGTCACGCTCAGCGATCTGGCGCTCGGCCAGCATTCGTCCATCCGGCTGCGCGTCGGCATCGCCGAGAATGCCGGCCATACCGGCGGCGTCAATATTTTCGGCCGCGGCTTCGGGAATCACGGCCGCGACATCATCATGCGGCTGCACGTCTGA
- a CDS encoding alpha-N-arabinofuranosidase, translating into MKTNVVAHRDFRIATIDARLYSSFLEHLGRAIYGGIYEPGHPTADEDGFRRDVLELVRELDTPYCRYPGGNFVSAYNWEDGVGPRSERPVRLDLAWRTREANQVGVNEFVDWCKKANTKPMLAVNLGSRGLDAARNFLEYCNHPGGTYWSDLRRKHGWSNPHDVKLWCLGNEMDGPWQVGHKSAYEYGRLADETAKAMRGFDKSLELVVCGSSNSDMKTYPDWEAQVLEQCYDSADYISLHMYFANREKNTLNYLARATKLDRYITTIGGVIDYIKAKKRSKKTIGISFDEWNVWYHSNQQDKEILARDEWPDAPHLLEDVYNFEDVLQVGGILNTFIRRSDRVRIACIAQLVNVIAPIMTEDGGAAWRQTIYYPFYYASRYGRGTALQLVVDGPTYDSDEENEVPYLDVSAVHSEDGRSLTFFAVNRHPDTALDLDVRLEGFGGARLIDQVEMTHGDLEAVNTARRPETVVPAKVETARIEDGRVRAALKPLSYNVIRLSV; encoded by the coding sequence TTGAAGACGAATGTCGTTGCCCACCGCGATTTTCGCATCGCGACCATTGACGCCAGGCTCTACAGCTCGTTTCTCGAGCATCTCGGCAGAGCGATCTACGGCGGCATCTACGAGCCCGGACATCCCACAGCCGATGAAGACGGCTTCCGCCGCGACGTGCTCGAGCTGGTGCGCGAGCTCGACACGCCCTACTGCCGTTATCCCGGCGGCAATTTCGTCTCGGCCTATAATTGGGAAGACGGCGTCGGTCCGCGCTCGGAGCGTCCGGTGCGGCTCGATCTCGCCTGGCGCACCCGCGAGGCCAACCAGGTCGGCGTCAACGAATTCGTCGACTGGTGCAAGAAGGCCAATACCAAGCCGATGCTGGCGGTCAATTTGGGATCACGCGGCCTCGACGCTGCCCGCAACTTCCTCGAATATTGCAACCATCCCGGCGGCACCTACTGGTCGGACCTGCGCCGCAAACACGGCTGGTCCAATCCCCATGATGTGAAACTCTGGTGCCTCGGCAACGAGATGGACGGCCCCTGGCAGGTCGGCCACAAATCGGCCTATGAATATGGCCGGCTGGCGGACGAGACGGCGAAAGCCATGCGCGGCTTCGACAAGTCGCTGGAACTCGTCGTCTGCGGCTCCTCCAATTCCGACATGAAGACCTATCCCGATTGGGAGGCCCAGGTCCTCGAACAGTGCTACGACAGCGCCGACTACATCTCGCTGCATATGTATTTCGCCAACCGCGAGAAGAACACGCTGAACTACCTCGCCCGGGCGACGAAGCTCGACCGCTACATCACCACGATCGGCGGCGTGATCGATTACATCAAGGCGAAGAAGCGCTCGAAGAAGACGATCGGCATTTCCTTCGACGAATGGAATGTCTGGTATCACTCAAACCAGCAGGACAAGGAGATCCTGGCGCGCGACGAGTGGCCGGATGCGCCGCATCTCTTGGAAGACGTCTATAATTTCGAGGACGTGCTGCAGGTCGGCGGCATCCTCAACACCTTCATCCGCCGCTCCGACCGGGTGCGCATCGCCTGCATCGCCCAGCTCGTCAACGTCATCGCGCCTATCATGACCGAGGACGGCGGCGCGGCCTGGCGCCAGACGATCTACTATCCCTTCTATTACGCCTCGCGCTATGGCCGCGGCACGGCGCTGCAGCTCGTCGTCGACGGCCCGACCTATGACAGCGACGAGGAGAACGAGGTTCCCTATCTCGACGTCTCCGCGGTGCATTCCGAGGATGGCAGGAGCCTGACCTTCTTTGCCGTCAACCGCCATCCGGATACGGCGCTCGATCTCGACGTGCGGCTGGAAGGTTTCGGCGGCGCCCGGCTGATCGATCAGGTGGAAATGACCCATGGCGATCTCGAAGCTGTCAACACGGCGCGGCGGCCGGAGACGGTGGTGCCCGCCAAGGTCGAGACGGCAAGGATTGAGGATGGGCGGGTGCGGGCGGCGCTGAAGCCGCTGTCCTACAACGTCATCCGGCTGTCGGTGTGA
- a CDS encoding ABC transporter substrate-binding protein: MQKWKRFAFGFVLATLGLTAVAGAQDYTSLPRKETLIVENPEGTIKNPGWFNIWVNGGGGVSTGLQQLTMDTLWYIDPEQGLGGASWDNSLAADKPQYNADFTEMTVKLRKGLYWSDGVEFTADDVVYTVKTQMDHPGMVWSAAFSVQVASVEATDPQTVVFKLKKPNSRFHAIFTVRWNGAWIMPKHVFEKVEDPLRYDFANPVSLGAYKLKAYDPQGKWYTWEKRDDWQRTSLARFGEPAPKYVTYTDPGPPDKRTIAQLEHNLDIIHDNTPEGMFTLKEKSKTIETWFPGFPFAHPDPTLPAVIFNTQEAPFDNADVRWALALLIDIKAVDMASYRGAATLSALGVPPTAATMKDYQAPMQDWLKNFEIDTGKSKIKPYDPTVGQQIADILRKQPKFKDQIPTDPEAITAAFGYGWWKPDPKAAGELLEKAGFKKSGGKWLTPDGQPFKIRMTVEGDTRSVFTRAGTLIAQQWAAFGIDAKAVPAAKLWQTALQPGDFQVAIAWSVETWGGDPDLSFFLDSWHSQFVAKKGEVQPPRNWQRWSNPELDKIIESIRGISADDPKGMELGKDYLKLVAREMPTIPLMSYNVFTSMDTTYWTGYPTIKDPYTDPVPNWANSRLMMVKLKPAQPQ, encoded by the coding sequence ATGCAAAAGTGGAAGAGGTTTGCATTCGGCTTCGTGCTGGCCACGCTCGGCCTGACAGCGGTGGCCGGAGCCCAAGACTACACGTCCTTGCCGCGCAAGGAGACGCTCATCGTCGAAAATCCGGAAGGGACGATCAAGAATCCCGGCTGGTTCAATATCTGGGTCAATGGCGGCGGCGGGGTTTCCACCGGTCTGCAGCAGCTGACCATGGATACGCTCTGGTATATCGACCCAGAACAGGGGCTTGGCGGCGCGAGCTGGGACAATTCGCTCGCCGCCGACAAGCCGCAATATAATGCCGACTTCACCGAAATGACCGTGAAACTGCGCAAGGGGCTCTACTGGAGCGACGGCGTCGAGTTCACCGCCGACGACGTCGTCTATACCGTCAAGACCCAGATGGACCATCCCGGCATGGTCTGGAGCGCTGCCTTCTCGGTGCAGGTGGCCAGCGTCGAGGCGACCGATCCCCAGACGGTGGTGTTCAAGCTGAAGAAGCCGAATTCGCGCTTCCATGCGATCTTCACCGTGCGCTGGAACGGCGCCTGGATCATGCCGAAGCACGTGTTCGAGAAGGTCGAAGATCCGCTTCGCTACGATTTCGCCAATCCCGTCTCGCTCGGCGCCTACAAGCTGAAGGCCTACGATCCGCAGGGCAAATGGTATACCTGGGAGAAGCGCGACGACTGGCAGCGCACCTCGCTTGCCCGTTTCGGCGAGCCGGCCCCGAAATATGTGACCTATACCGATCCCGGCCCGCCGGATAAGCGCACGATCGCCCAGCTCGAGCACAATCTCGATATCATCCACGATAATACGCCGGAGGGCATGTTCACCCTCAAGGAAAAGTCGAAGACGATCGAGACCTGGTTCCCGGGCTTCCCCTTCGCCCATCCGGATCCGACGCTGCCGGCCGTGATCTTCAACACCCAGGAAGCGCCCTTCGACAATGCCGATGTGCGCTGGGCGCTGGCCCTCCTGATCGACATCAAGGCCGTCGACATGGCGAGCTACCGCGGGGCGGCGACGCTTTCGGCGCTCGGCGTGCCGCCGACGGCGGCGACGATGAAAGACTATCAGGCGCCGATGCAGGACTGGCTGAAGAATTTCGAGATCGATACCGGCAAGAGCAAGATCAAGCCCTATGACCCGACAGTCGGGCAGCAGATCGCCGATATCCTGCGCAAGCAGCCGAAGTTCAAGGACCAGATCCCGACCGATCCGGAAGCGATCACCGCTGCCTTCGGCTATGGTTGGTGGAAACCCGACCCGAAAGCGGCCGGCGAACTTCTGGAAAAGGCCGGCTTCAAAAAGTCAGGCGGCAAATGGCTGACCCCGGATGGTCAGCCCTTCAAGATCCGCATGACGGTCGAAGGCGACACACGCTCGGTCTTCACCCGCGCCGGCACGCTGATCGCTCAGCAATGGGCGGCCTTCGGCATCGACGCCAAAGCCGTGCCCGCAGCCAAACTCTGGCAGACGGCGCTGCAGCCCGGCGATTTCCAGGTGGCGATCGCCTGGAGCGTTGAAACCTGGGGCGGCGATCCCGACCTCTCCTTCTTCCTCGACAGCTGGCACTCCCAGTTCGTCGCCAAGAAGGGCGAGGTTCAGCCGCCGCGCAACTGGCAGCGCTGGTCCAATCCGGAGCTCGACAAGATCATCGAGAGCATCCGCGGCATCAGCGCCGACGATCCGAAGGGCATGGAGCTCGGCAAGGACTATCTGAAGCTGGTCGCCCGCGAAATGCCGACGATCCCGCTGATGTCCTATAACGTCTTCACCTCGATGGATACGACCTATTGGACCGGTTATCCCACCATCAAGGACCCCTATACGGATCCGGTGCCGAACTGGGCGAATTCGCGGCTGATGATGGTCAAGCTGAAGCCGGCTCAGCCGCAATAA
- a CDS encoding ABC transporter permease, protein MTPYLIFVLKRFGQFLLVVFLGVTITFFVTHLTPIDPVEESIGAITQMGQSDPNAIELMRQSLRELYGMQGSIWEQYLHFWLRLATGDLGPSLSAFPTPVSTIILRSLPWTIGLMTVSTLITFVLGNAIGALAGYYRKDMVLKAVSLVFIAMLPIPYYILAFVLLIVFGFIWPVLPINGGYEMNANLDLSFALVLDILKHSILPALSLILVGAGSWLIGMRALVSNIITDDYVVFAELGGVPKGKILRSYIARNAMVPQFTGLAMSLGAIFNGTVITEIVFGYPGIGNLLIEAVHAGDYSLVLGLSALSIVGVAAAVFIIDVLSPLIDPRIKVE, encoded by the coding sequence ATGACGCCCTATCTGATCTTTGTGCTGAAGCGGTTCGGTCAGTTTCTGCTCGTCGTCTTTCTCGGCGTGACGATCACCTTCTTCGTCACCCACCTGACCCCGATCGACCCGGTCGAAGAAAGCATAGGCGCCATCACCCAGATGGGTCAGTCCGATCCCAATGCAATCGAACTGATGCGCCAGTCGCTGCGCGAGCTCTACGGCATGCAGGGCTCGATCTGGGAGCAATATCTTCATTTCTGGCTGCGGCTGGCGACCGGCGATCTCGGCCCCTCGCTCTCGGCCTTCCCGACCCCCGTCTCCACCATCATCCTGCGGTCGCTGCCCTGGACGATCGGGCTGATGACGGTCTCGACGCTGATCACCTTCGTGCTCGGCAATGCGATCGGCGCGCTTGCCGGCTATTATCGCAAGGACATGGTGCTGAAGGCCGTCAGCCTGGTCTTCATCGCGATGCTGCCTATTCCCTATTATATCCTCGCCTTCGTGCTGCTCATCGTCTTCGGCTTCATCTGGCCGGTGCTGCCGATCAATGGCGGCTATGAGATGAACGCCAATCTGGATCTTTCCTTTGCCCTGGTCCTCGACATCCTCAAACATTCCATCCTGCCCGCCCTGTCGCTGATCCTGGTCGGCGCCGGCAGCTGGCTGATCGGCATGCGGGCACTGGTTTCCAACATCATCACCGACGACTATGTCGTCTTTGCCGAGCTCGGCGGCGTGCCGAAGGGAAAGATCCTGCGCTCCTACATCGCCCGCAACGCCATGGTGCCGCAATTCACCGGGCTTGCCATGTCGCTCGGCGCGATCTTCAACGGCACCGTCATCACCGAAATCGTCTTCGGCTATCCCGGCATCGGCAATCTCTTGATCGAAGCGGTGCATGCCGGCGACTACAGCCTGGTGCTCGGCCTCAGCGCGCTGTCGATCGTCGGCGTCGCCGCCGCCGTCTTCATCATCGACGTGCTGAGCCCGCTGATCGATCCGCGCATCAAGGTGGAATAG
- a CDS encoding ABC transporter permease, translated as MFTIIRDLARQNMEFLCGLLLFAVIVGLVILSYFSPYGATDIYLLPPDMPPDGEYWLGTTSRGQDVFWQLTIGLRNTLYFGIGVAFLSRIISLVVGLVAGYAGGAVDRVLMAINDSVMVIPQFPLLILFYFVLKDNMTWVALIVIMASLGWSYDARLIRSVALGLKSRPFTTQSVYSGMTMRKILVEEHLPYVLPIVFATTMNNMIWSIGMEITLSVLGFTDIETPTMGMMIYWANAHSALISGIWWWVAAPVAVIVILFLALFLLSMSMNEYNDPRSRLNRMGN; from the coding sequence ATGTTTACCATCATCCGCGACCTCGCCCGCCAGAATATGGAATTCCTCTGCGGCCTGCTGCTCTTTGCCGTCATCGTCGGCCTGGTGATCCTGTCCTATTTCTCGCCCTATGGCGCGACCGACATCTATCTCCTGCCGCCCGACATGCCGCCGGACGGCGAATATTGGCTCGGCACGACATCGCGCGGCCAGGACGTGTTCTGGCAGCTGACGATCGGCCTTCGCAACACGCTCTATTTCGGCATCGGCGTCGCCTTTCTCTCGCGCATCATCTCGCTCGTGGTCGGGCTGGTCGCCGGTTATGCCGGTGGCGCGGTCGACCGGGTGCTGATGGCGATCAACGACAGCGTCATGGTCATCCCGCAATTTCCGCTGCTGATCCTTTTCTATTTCGTGCTGAAGGACAACATGACCTGGGTGGCGCTGATCGTCATCATGGCCTCGCTCGGCTGGTCCTATGATGCGCGGCTGATCCGCTCCGTGGCGCTCGGGCTGAAGAGCCGGCCATTTACCACCCAGAGCGTCTATTCCGGCATGACGATGCGCAAGATCCTGGTGGAGGAGCACCTGCCCTACGTGCTGCCGATCGTCTTTGCCACGACGATGAACAACATGATCTGGTCGATCGGCATGGAGATCACCCTTTCGGTGCTCGGCTTCACCGATATCGAGACGCCGACCATGGGCATGATGATCTACTGGGCCAATGCGCATTCGGCGCTGATCTCGGGCATCTGGTGGTGGGTGGCCGCTCCCGTCGCCGTCATCGTCATTCTCTTCCTGGCGCTCTTCCTGCTCTCCATGTCGATGAACGAATACAATGATCCGCGCAGCCGGCTGAACCGGATGGGAAATTAG
- a CDS encoding ABC transporter ATP-binding protein — MENLVEIDNLKAYYRAFLYGVDREVRAVDDISLTIRRGEVYGVAGESSSGKTTLIKTIAGAIRPPLRVVSGSVKFHFGGGTQDLYAMTPEERVALRWKHLSYIMQGSMNVLNPVRRIRHSFTDFAFRHMKVSKPVFFEKVANHLQRLKLDPQLLDAYPHELSGGMRQRMTIALATILTPELIIADEPTTALDVIVQRDVLSMIRDIQREMGSSFLFVTHDMGVHATVSDRIGIVYAGRLVEEAPTAKLFSAPLHPYTQHLVGSLPKIGDPTTRPSLEGRPPNLAMPPEGCRFHPRCPKRMEICSQKVPPLVTVAPERRVACFAVTGDQV; from the coding sequence ATGGAGAATCTGGTCGAAATCGACAACTTGAAAGCCTATTACCGCGCCTTCCTCTATGGCGTCGATCGCGAGGTGCGGGCCGTCGACGATATCAGCCTGACGATCCGCCGCGGCGAGGTCTATGGCGTCGCCGGCGAATCGAGCAGCGGCAAGACGACGCTGATCAAGACCATCGCCGGCGCCATCCGGCCGCCGCTCAGGGTCGTCTCCGGCAGCGTCAAATTCCATTTCGGCGGCGGCACCCAGGATCTCTACGCGATGACGCCGGAGGAGCGCGTGGCGCTGCGCTGGAAGCATCTCTCCTACATCATGCAGGGCTCGATGAATGTGCTCAATCCGGTGCGCCGGATCCGCCATTCCTTCACCGATTTTGCCTTCCGCCACATGAAGGTGAGCAAGCCGGTGTTCTTCGAGAAGGTCGCCAACCACCTGCAGCGGCTGAAGCTCGATCCGCAGCTGCTCGACGCCTATCCGCACGAACTCTCCGGCGGCATGCGCCAGCGCATGACCATTGCGCTCGCCACCATCCTGACGCCGGAGTTAATCATCGCCGACGAGCCGACGACCGCGCTCGACGTGATCGTGCAGCGCGACGTGCTGTCGATGATCCGCGACATCCAGCGCGAGATGGGCTCGTCCTTTCTGTTCGTCACCCATGATATGGGCGTGCATGCGACTGTCTCGGACCGCATCGGCATCGTCTATGCCGGCCGGCTGGTCGAGGAGGCGCCGACGGCCAAGCTCTTCAGCGCGCCGCTCCACCCCTATACGCAGCATCTTGTCGGCAGCCTGCCGAAGATCGGCGACCCCACCACCCGGCCCTCGCTGGAGGGACGGCCGCCGAACCTCGCCATGCCGCCGGAAGGCTGCCGCTTTCACCCGCGCTGCCCGAAGCGCATGGAGATCTGCTCACAGAAGGTTCCGCCTCTGGTCACCGTCGCGCCGGAGCGGCGGGTGGCGTGTTTTGCGGTTACGGGGGATCAGGTTTGA
- a CDS encoding ABC transporter ATP-binding protein has product MLGRRLITAVNDVSFEIGDEPEILSIVGESGSGKSTVAAMILGQTEPTEGELQFAGKTVAIHSRAERKAFMKEVQPVLQNPFEAFNPLKRVDRYLFETARNFSASGKRPDRREVEKMADAALHHVGLTLEEVKGRFPHELSGGQLQRVAIARALIPEPRLLVADEPVSMVDASLRMAIVNLFGRLKNELGLSIIYITHDLATAYYVSDNIIIMRKGEIVERGRARAVLDDPQHAYSRALKDAVLAAEFGEVG; this is encoded by the coding sequence ATGCTCGGCCGGCGGCTGATCACCGCCGTCAACGACGTCAGCTTCGAGATCGGCGACGAGCCGGAGATCCTCTCGATCGTCGGCGAATCCGGCTCGGGCAAATCGACCGTGGCGGCAATGATCCTCGGCCAGACGGAACCGACCGAAGGCGAGCTGCAATTTGCCGGCAAGACCGTCGCGATCCACAGCCGGGCCGAACGCAAGGCCTTCATGAAGGAGGTGCAGCCGGTGCTGCAGAACCCCTTCGAAGCCTTCAACCCGCTGAAGCGGGTCGACCGCTATCTCTTCGAGACCGCCCGCAACTTTTCCGCCTCCGGCAAGCGGCCGGACCGGCGGGAGGTGGAGAAGATGGCCGACGCCGCCCTCCACCATGTCGGCCTGACGCTGGAAGAGGTGAAAGGCCGCTTCCCCCACGAACTCTCCGGCGGCCAGCTGCAGCGCGTCGCCATCGCCCGCGCGCTGATCCCTGAGCCCCGCCTGCTGGTGGCCGACGAACCGGTCTCCATGGTCGACGCGTCGCTACGCATGGCGATCGTCAACCTCTTCGGCAGGCTGAAAAACGAGCTCGGTCTTTCGATCATCTACATCACGCATGATCTGGCGACGGCTTATTATGTCAGTGACAATATTATCATCATGCGCAAGGGGGAGATTGTTGAGCGCGGGCGGGCGCGGGCGGTGTTGGATGATCCGCAGCATGCTTATTCGCGGGCGCTGAAGGATGCGGTGCTGGCGGCGGAGTTTGGTGAGGTGGGGTGA
- a CDS encoding phosphoribosyltransferase-like protein, protein MKDINAQALLAQVMDWKDPEVVGQNASILQLLADYKYNHYQRFGPGKQFVESLALWLNQFDKADRPVALGLVRDRLIFISEREISHLVKLSYPDVIVQDRLRLVAEENEIAAYKVAALARHRRFEELRIRSLYLGLSDGAHTNELRRASNGAISNEQIWQAYELGDAKAEDMLSELRKSLTNGNFIPSSPTSSGDKERFSLIWLVDDFSGSGNTYIRYDAEERKFKGKIKKIYERIYEGDLINPDYYEVSLLLYVATRQAIDHIEYWSERFTNERGYKPLKVHVLHPIEKYCSLSATHDGPIIEIAKQDRYYDARASDEHIRIGGTDDAKLGFAACALPLILSHNTPNNSIYALWGPEDKSFFGLFPRVSRHREM, encoded by the coding sequence ATGAAAGACATCAATGCGCAGGCCCTTCTTGCCCAAGTGATGGACTGGAAGGATCCCGAAGTCGTGGGGCAAAATGCTTCTATTTTGCAATTGCTGGCGGATTACAAATACAATCACTATCAACGGTTCGGACCGGGGAAGCAGTTCGTCGAAAGCCTCGCCCTTTGGCTCAACCAATTTGACAAGGCCGACCGGCCGGTAGCGCTCGGATTGGTTCGCGACAGGCTGATTTTCATCTCGGAGCGCGAGATTTCACACCTCGTCAAGCTGTCCTATCCCGATGTGATCGTGCAAGATCGACTTCGACTTGTCGCCGAGGAAAACGAGATAGCAGCCTACAAGGTTGCCGCGTTAGCGAGACACCGCCGTTTCGAGGAGCTAAGAATCCGCTCTCTCTATCTTGGTTTGAGCGACGGCGCGCATACGAACGAACTCCGACGTGCCAGCAATGGCGCGATCAGCAATGAACAGATCTGGCAGGCCTATGAACTCGGAGACGCGAAGGCGGAAGACATGCTGTCAGAGCTTCGCAAATCTCTGACAAACGGCAACTTCATTCCGTCTAGTCCCACTAGTTCTGGTGACAAGGAACGTTTCAGCCTCATCTGGCTTGTGGATGATTTCTCAGGAAGTGGCAATACGTATATTCGATATGATGCCGAAGAGCGTAAATTCAAAGGCAAGATCAAGAAGATTTATGAGCGGATCTATGAGGGTGACCTGATCAACCCTGATTACTACGAGGTATCTCTGCTGCTCTACGTCGCCACCAGGCAAGCGATCGACCACATCGAATACTGGTCGGAACGGTTTACGAATGAAAGGGGCTACAAACCGCTCAAAGTGCATGTGCTTCATCCGATTGAAAAATATTGCTCGCTTTCAGCTACCCACGATGGCCCGATTATTGAAATCGCTAAGCAGGACCGGTACTACGATGCGAGGGCCAGTGATGAACATATTAGAATTGGGGGAACCGACGATGCAAAGCTTGGATTTGCAGCCTGCGCGCTTCCGCTGATCCTCTCTCATAACACTCCGAACAATTCGATTTATGCTCTTTGGGGACCCGAAGATAAGTCTTTCTTTGGATTATTCCCTCGGGTGAGCCGGCACCGAGAGATGTAA
- a CDS encoding NADAR family protein: MDTTGVISFYRANERPYGVLSNLYRREIEFEGRIFPTSEHAYQAGKALKPAVREWIQAAPSPSLAAMAAHGLYTWDVVPDWANIKFDRMRAVLRAKFTQHPDLAEILISTGTKRLVEVGSVNNAVNRLWGEVNGKGKNMLGVMLMELREEISNGLIEQDSWLRRDEVSLDNRSLNEMRADSQ, from the coding sequence GTGGACACAACGGGTGTCATCTCGTTCTATCGAGCCAACGAGCGCCCCTATGGCGTGCTGAGTAATCTCTACCGGCGAGAGATCGAGTTTGAAGGACGGATTTTCCCTACCTCCGAACACGCGTATCAAGCCGGAAAGGCACTCAAACCTGCCGTTCGCGAATGGATCCAGGCTGCGCCAAGTCCTTCACTTGCTGCCATGGCTGCCCACGGCCTGTATACCTGGGACGTCGTCCCCGACTGGGCGAACATAAAATTTGATCGCATGCGGGCGGTCCTGCGGGCGAAGTTCACGCAGCACCCGGATCTGGCGGAGATCTTGATTTCCACCGGCACGAAAAGGTTGGTTGAAGTCGGTTCTGTGAATAACGCTGTCAATCGACTTTGGGGCGAGGTCAATGGCAAGGGCAAAAACATGTTAGGTGTCATGCTTATGGAACTGCGCGAGGAGATTTCGAACGGCTTAATCGAACAGGATTCGTGGTTAAGGCGCGATGAAGTATCCCTCGACAATAGGTCGCTCAATGAAATGCGTGCTGATTCTCAATGA